A portion of the uncultured Draconibacterium sp. genome contains these proteins:
- a CDS encoding TldD/PmbA family protein has product MKVDRRDFIKTSGMFAVGSMVLPPFVQSCQNVQISADVKSYLDHFEVTTEMLQKVIATAMSKGGDYADLFFEHKITNSLALEDGKVNRAYSNIDFGVGIRVLKGDQTGFAYSENITLDDMLNAAKMAANIANSSASFNASEYNEKLPANYYKISKKWEDVSVKDKVPFVQKVNDKIFGLDEKVIKVNAGMSDESSYVMFYNSEGRLTYDYRPMISFYAVCVMQKDQQIENAYAARSVRQGFEWLTDDLVDTLANEAVDKTNLLFKAGKPKAGEMPVVLGAGGSGILLHEAIGHTFEADFNRKGTSIFSDKLNKKVAENFINIIDDGTLPNDRGAINIDDEGNDVQKTYLVKDGILNSYLHDRISAQYYGVESTGNGRRESFRHMPLPRMRSTYMENGPHTTEEIFAAVDYGVYVDNFSNGEVKIGAGDFTFFVKSGYIIENGKLTTPIKDINIVGNGPQALADITMAANDYKNDSGTWTCGKDGQSVPVTLGLPTVLVKKMTVGGTNA; this is encoded by the coding sequence ATGAAAGTTGACAGACGTGATTTTATTAAAACAAGTGGTATGTTTGCAGTGGGAAGTATGGTTTTACCTCCCTTTGTGCAATCGTGCCAAAACGTACAAATTTCAGCAGACGTGAAAAGTTATTTAGATCATTTTGAAGTGACTACCGAGATGTTGCAGAAAGTTATTGCAACAGCTATGAGTAAAGGCGGCGATTATGCCGACTTATTTTTTGAACACAAAATCACAAATAGTTTAGCCCTTGAGGACGGAAAAGTAAACCGCGCCTACTCGAATATCGACTTCGGCGTTGGTATTCGCGTGCTAAAAGGCGACCAAACCGGTTTTGCCTACTCTGAGAATATTACGCTCGACGACATGCTGAATGCGGCCAAAATGGCTGCCAACATTGCCAACAGCAGTGCCAGTTTTAATGCTTCGGAATACAACGAAAAATTACCAGCCAACTACTACAAGATTTCGAAAAAGTGGGAAGATGTTTCGGTAAAAGACAAAGTGCCTTTTGTACAAAAAGTAAACGATAAAATTTTTGGTCTCGACGAGAAAGTGATCAAAGTAAATGCCGGAATGAGCGACGAAAGCAGCTATGTAATGTTCTACAACTCGGAAGGGCGACTTACATACGATTACCGGCCAATGATAAGTTTTTATGCGGTTTGTGTGATGCAAAAAGATCAGCAAATTGAGAACGCTTATGCGGCCCGTTCTGTGCGCCAGGGTTTTGAATGGCTTACCGACGATCTGGTTGATACTTTGGCCAACGAAGCTGTTGACAAAACCAACCTGCTGTTTAAAGCCGGCAAACCCAAAGCCGGTGAAATGCCTGTTGTACTTGGTGCCGGAGGTTCAGGGATTTTGCTGCACGAAGCTATCGGACATACTTTCGAGGCTGATTTCAACCGAAAAGGAACATCAATTTTCAGCGATAAACTGAATAAAAAGGTTGCTGAAAACTTTATAAATATCATTGATGATGGTACGCTGCCAAACGACCGCGGTGCCATTAACATCGACGATGAAGGAAACGATGTGCAAAAAACTTACCTGGTAAAAGACGGTATTTTGAACAGCTACCTGCACGACCGTATCAGTGCCCAATATTATGGTGTTGAATCAACCGGTAACGGACGTCGCGAATCGTTCCGACACATGCCTTTGCCACGTATGCGCTCAACCTACATGGAAAATGGCCCGCACACCACCGAAGAAATTTTTGCAGCCGTTGATTATGGTGTCTATGTAGATAACTTCAGCAATGGCGAAGTTAAGATCGGTGCAGGCGACTTTACTTTCTTTGTAAAATCGGGTTATATCATTGAAAACGGTAAACTCACCACTCCTATTAAAGACATTAATATTGTTGGCAACGGACCACAGGCACTGGCCGATATTACCATGGCTGCCAACGATTACAAAAACGACAGTGGCACCTGGACGTGTGGAAAAGACGGACAATCGGTTCCGGTAACACTTGGCCTGCCAACTGTTTTAGTGAAAAAAATGACTGTAGGAGGAACAAATGCATAG
- a CDS encoding TldD/PmbA family protein — translation MTKEEKYTLAKWAMNHALENGAQEVSVSISNSESSSVEVREEKIDKLEQAIQSNLSIRLFVDKKYSSHSTSRLNKEDLARFIEEAIEGTKYLSEDEFRTLPDPELYYKGDGKDLGSLDPNFSNVDPEEKIQVAFAAEKEILGSNERIISVSSSYYDGLNERVMVNSNGFEGDTANSYFGLSTNVSVKGDGDARPEFGWGESAIQYNDLKKTGTGTTALKRALDKIGAEKIKSDTMPMIVENRVVGRIFSPLINALSGSAIQQKNSFLIDKLGEKVASEKLTLTDDPFIIGGRGSRLFDGEGIATKKRSVFEKGVLKRYYIDTYYGKKLEMEPNSGSTTNLVFETGDKDLDALIASVKKGIFVTGFNGGNSNGSTGDFSYGIEGFLVENGEIVKPVTEMNITGNMKTLWANIGEVGNDAREDSSWRTPSILFNDVDFSGL, via the coding sequence ATGACAAAAGAAGAAAAATATACATTGGCAAAATGGGCGATGAATCATGCACTTGAGAATGGAGCCCAGGAGGTAAGCGTAAGCATATCAAACAGCGAAAGTAGCAGCGTTGAAGTACGCGAAGAAAAAATAGACAAACTGGAACAAGCTATCCAAAGCAATCTTTCCATCCGGTTATTTGTCGACAAAAAATATTCATCACATTCAACCAGCCGTTTAAACAAGGAAGACCTTGCACGTTTTATTGAAGAGGCAATTGAAGGTACAAAGTATTTGTCTGAAGATGAATTCAGAACCTTGCCTGATCCGGAACTGTATTACAAAGGCGACGGAAAAGATCTTGGCTCGCTTGACCCCAATTTCAGCAATGTTGATCCGGAAGAAAAAATTCAGGTTGCTTTTGCCGCTGAAAAAGAAATTTTGGGCAGCAACGAGCGCATTATCTCCGTATCGAGCAGTTACTACGACGGCTTAAACGAGCGGGTAATGGTTAATAGCAATGGATTTGAAGGCGATACCGCCAACTCATATTTTGGACTGAGTACCAACGTATCGGTAAAAGGAGATGGTGATGCACGACCAGAGTTTGGCTGGGGAGAATCTGCAATACAATACAACGACCTGAAAAAAACGGGAACCGGAACAACAGCTCTTAAAAGGGCACTCGACAAAATTGGTGCTGAAAAAATTAAATCAGATACGATGCCAATGATCGTTGAGAATCGCGTGGTAGGCCGTATTTTTAGTCCGCTTATTAATGCATTAAGCGGTTCTGCCATTCAGCAAAAAAATTCGTTCCTAATCGATAAATTGGGTGAAAAAGTAGCTTCGGAGAAATTAACTTTAACCGACGATCCGTTTATTATCGGAGGCCGAGGTTCGCGCCTGTTTGATGGCGAAGGTATTGCCACCAAAAAACGTTCGGTTTTTGAAAAAGGCGTTTTGAAAAGGTATTACATCGACACCTATTACGGCAAAAAACTGGAAATGGAGCCCAACAGTGGATCGACTACCAACCTGGTTTTCGAAACCGGAGATAAAGACCTTGACGCATTAATTGCATCGGTTAAAAAGGGAATTTTTGTTACAGGATTTAACGGCGGTAACAGTAATGGATCAACCGGAGATTTCTCGTATGGGATTGAAGGATTTTTAGTGGAGAATGGCGAGATTGTAAAACCGGTTACAGAAATGAACATTACCGGAAACATGAAAACCTTGTGGGCAAACATTGGAGAAGTTGGTAACGACGCACGTGAAGATTCGTCATGGCGCACACCCTCTATTCTTTTCAACGATGTTGATTTTAGTGGATTGTAA
- a CDS encoding YDG domain-containing protein, giving the protein MMKKFLIVTALVWACLPLFAQHFTVDYTSQPQTYMNIYVYDAQIGGVDLTNGDEIAVFDGNICCGVFQVSGTFSGPEQIAAAKAEGAGTGYTAGHNIGIKIWDSSTSTEYNASVEFLNNSPYNVFTDNESAYTNISVKLQRTVSLTAEDKQYDATTNAVVGYTVSGGSVDGDVTITASNGQFDNKNVGTGKTVTGDITISGSDAGNYQFTKVETTTASISKKNLTVSNASASNKVYDGTTSASITGASLVGAISGDNVSIGNAVGSFSQKNVGTNISVTAAITLSGTSSGNYSLTQPTGLSANITKKIVNVYANDRSKDCNQNDPSLTYSVSPALVSGDSFSGHLTRESGEDLGEYDITQGTLSLSSNYTLVFHGATFTIRDEAPFWTTNSSALNRTISYSNLAAIAEAQELAPVADDNCDSDVSDIVKTSGAFVADAGCSEVGTYTNTWIVTDNSGNISPEYTQVITLVDDIAPVIQEVEDFDVVIPAGSCETLVNYPEILVDEACIASLELLSGQGAEASYATGDWEETWVAIDEAGNSDTMTFTISVVSENENPVIDAMEDMHVTTTTQEINTVLTGIYGNACAAGELSLSAVADNDDLVSYLNIIYCGNNSKAILEIKLVQGVEGSSQITITVEDDQQRKTEEAFTLFVGATNSAPFLVTGAEDVEVNADKTESVYVSAVLGEYFDDADSNELTFSVYEEGTNELPEWASFSNDSLTFQPTIADTGCVNIVVKAVDAEGLFATDTFAVCVLDYVLGANENGEKSANITIYPNPANTQLTVDLGGFNDKSELMLFDIGGKMLIKEKFRYTNKIELDLSNFEAGIYLVKTVINGVSDTQKLVVKR; this is encoded by the coding sequence ATGATGAAGAAGTTTTTAATAGTTACAGCACTGGTTTGGGCATGCTTACCTTTGTTTGCTCAACATTTTACAGTAGATTATACTTCTCAGCCGCAAACCTACATGAATATTTACGTTTATGATGCACAAATAGGAGGAGTGGACTTGACAAATGGCGATGAGATTGCAGTTTTTGACGGCAATATTTGTTGCGGTGTATTTCAGGTAAGTGGTACATTCTCGGGGCCTGAGCAGATTGCTGCTGCAAAAGCCGAGGGAGCCGGCACCGGGTATACGGCAGGGCACAATATTGGCATAAAAATCTGGGACTCTAGTACAAGCACAGAGTACAATGCAAGCGTGGAGTTTTTAAACAATTCACCGTACAATGTTTTTACCGATAACGAGTCGGCATATACAAACATAAGTGTGAAGTTGCAACGAACTGTTAGTCTTACTGCAGAAGATAAACAATATGATGCCACTACTAATGCCGTTGTTGGCTACACTGTTAGCGGCGGAAGCGTTGATGGAGATGTTACAATTACTGCAAGTAATGGTCAGTTTGATAACAAGAATGTTGGAACCGGAAAAACAGTTACAGGAGATATTACTATTAGTGGTTCGGATGCCGGAAATTATCAATTTACAAAGGTTGAAACAACAACGGCATCAATCAGTAAGAAGAATCTGACGGTTTCCAATGCAAGTGCATCGAATAAGGTATACGACGGTACAACAAGTGCTTCAATAACAGGAGCAAGTCTTGTTGGTGCTATAAGTGGCGACAATGTCTCAATCGGAAATGCAGTTGGAAGTTTTAGCCAGAAAAATGTTGGAACAAACATCTCCGTTACTGCAGCTATTACTTTATCCGGAACAAGCAGTGGTAATTACAGTTTAACACAGCCAACAGGATTAAGTGCCAATATTACCAAAAAGATTGTAAATGTATATGCAAACGATCGAAGTAAAGATTGTAACCAAAATGATCCTTCACTTACTTACTCCGTTTCTCCCGCTTTGGTCTCTGGTGATTCTTTCTCCGGACATCTTACTCGTGAATCTGGCGAAGATTTAGGAGAATACGATATTACGCAAGGAACACTAAGTTTAAGTTCAAACTATACCCTGGTTTTTCATGGAGCAACATTTACCATTCGCGATGAGGCACCATTCTGGACAACTAATTCTTCGGCTTTAAACCGTACAATAAGTTACAGCAACCTGGCAGCTATTGCTGAAGCACAGGAGCTTGCTCCGGTTGCCGATGATAACTGTGATTCTGATGTTTCTGATATCGTAAAAACCTCAGGAGCATTTGTTGCTGATGCCGGTTGTAGCGAGGTAGGAACCTACACAAACACATGGATAGTAACGGACAATTCAGGAAATATAAGTCCTGAATATACTCAGGTAATTACATTGGTTGATGATATTGCGCCGGTTATTCAGGAAGTAGAAGACTTTGATGTTGTAATTCCTGCAGGCAGCTGCGAAACATTGGTTAACTATCCTGAAATTTTGGTGGATGAAGCCTGCATTGCTTCGCTTGAATTGCTTTCAGGACAAGGAGCTGAGGCCAGCTATGCGACAGGAGACTGGGAAGAAACTTGGGTGGCCATTGATGAAGCCGGGAACTCAGATACGATGACATTCACCATTTCGGTCGTGTCTGAAAATGAAAACCCGGTGATTGATGCCATGGAGGATATGCATGTAACTACAACAACCCAGGAAATAAACACCGTACTAACCGGAATCTATGGAAATGCATGCGCAGCAGGCGAGTTGTCGCTTAGTGCAGTTGCGGATAATGATGATTTGGTGTCGTACCTTAATATAATTTATTGCGGTAACAATTCAAAAGCAATTCTTGAAATCAAGCTGGTACAAGGAGTTGAAGGCTCATCGCAAATAACAATTACTGTGGAAGATGATCAACAGCGCAAAACAGAAGAGGCTTTTACTTTATTTGTTGGGGCAACTAACAGCGCACCATTTTTAGTTACAGGTGCCGAAGATGTTGAAGTGAATGCAGATAAAACAGAGAGTGTTTATGTAAGTGCCGTTTTAGGTGAGTATTTTGACGATGCAGATAGCAATGAGTTAACTTTCTCGGTTTACGAAGAAGGAACAAACGAGCTGCCCGAATGGGCAAGTTTTTCAAACGATTCGCTAACATTTCAACCAACAATTGCTGATACAGGATGTGTAAACATTGTTGTAAAAGCAGTTGATGCGGAAGGACTTTTTGCAACCGATACTTTTGCCGTTTGTGTTTTAGACTATGTGTTAGGAGCAAACGAAAATGGAGAGAAATCGGCAAATATTACTATCTATCCAAATCCGGCAAACACTCAGTTGACAGTTGATTTGGGAGGATTTAACGATAAGTCGGAATTAATGTTATTTGATATTGGAGGAAAGATGCTGATTAAAGAAAAATTCCGTTACACGAATAAAATCGAATTGGATTTGTCGAACTTTGAAGCAGGAATTTACCTGGTTAAAACAGTGATAAATGGTGTAAGTGATACACAAAAGCTTGTTGTAAAACGATAG
- a CDS encoding MBG domain-containing protein, with product MEITQLDVTVTADADQSKTYGELDPELTFVSNPAVGAELANAEVIGFSGTLDRVAGEDVGFYHIGQGSLDNSNYNITYELDSMEITQLDVTVTADADQSKTYGELDPEFTWTSYPAVDSVLANNSVIGFTGGLGRVAGEDVGSYAYTLGTLVNANYNITLTNADFEITKRAITLVANDQVKTYGNGPEAGIGHADYWTLGTTEYTVSTTEGDGMSTGETIDGVTFTSAGEARLADIGTYTISIDANSESGSGGFKLSNYDVSYDDATLTVEKRILHLSNFAADNKLYDGTTVATGLGFDDDRVPGDNLSFQRDADFEDANVGTEKVVIYNSVIISGGADINNYVLETNTDHWKTGPNRVISAAPITVSIVAEDKEYDGNTDATVTLSGNFLAGDDVQLTYVSALFDDAEIGDGKTVTVTGIALTGSDAGQYTLASTSGSATASIVNLQREQNLGLTAGWNLISVGLRPNGSMKLIDVLQPLIDDGTLLKVMDEQGRTIENLGGDTWFESIGDLLFTEGYQLKVSENTSLLVEGIPVELPMDIELVQGWNMISFPALNEQDAMEVLQALIDNGYLLKAMDEKGSSIEELAGSWYNFIGNFVPGKGYKVKVSQACTLTINEVSTKSLTTVPGLLASSSFSPVFTGNGFNHMNIVLAELYQKGIKTGDEIGIFDGDLCVGSVTIDDYNYLNNMISIPVSSNDGMTHDANGFIAGNRYSISILRNGEKQEVEFDIISGPEQFVVGATSVVALSSELGIGDVDERNSNVYGVKLYPNPFTTMMVIEVVQPEGDDLEIDIYDIQGRKVKTIEYGISTGHDKVRWDGNSQSGESVKPGLYYIRVNGKYSGNVLKQ from the coding sequence TTGGAAATCACACAGCTGGATGTAACAGTAACTGCCGATGCCGACCAAAGTAAAACATACGGTGAGCTTGATCCGGAACTTACATTTGTTTCAAATCCTGCGGTAGGAGCAGAGCTGGCCAACGCAGAAGTAATCGGTTTCAGTGGAACACTGGATCGCGTAGCAGGCGAAGATGTAGGTTTCTACCACATCGGGCAGGGAAGTTTGGATAACTCAAACTACAACATCACTTACGAGCTTGATAGTATGGAAATCACTCAGCTGGATGTAACAGTAACCGCCGATGCCGACCAAAGTAAAACATACGGCGAATTGGATCCGGAATTTACATGGACATCATATCCGGCAGTTGATTCTGTGCTGGCTAATAATTCTGTAATCGGATTTACTGGAGGCTTGGGCCGTGTGGCGGGTGAAGATGTTGGAAGTTACGCCTATACTTTAGGAACTTTAGTAAATGCAAACTATAATATTACTTTAACTAACGCAGACTTCGAAATTACAAAACGAGCAATTACTCTTGTTGCCAACGATCAGGTTAAAACTTACGGAAATGGTCCGGAGGCAGGTATTGGACATGCTGATTACTGGACATTAGGCACTACTGAATACACAGTTAGTACAACCGAAGGTGACGGAATGTCCACTGGTGAAACGATTGATGGCGTGACCTTTACAAGTGCCGGTGAAGCTCGTTTAGCTGATATTGGTACTTACACAATCTCGATAGATGCAAACAGTGAAAGTGGAAGTGGAGGATTTAAACTTTCGAACTATGATGTAAGTTATGACGATGCCACACTTACTGTAGAGAAACGAATTCTTCACCTCAGCAACTTTGCAGCTGATAATAAATTGTATGACGGAACTACCGTTGCAACAGGATTAGGATTTGATGATGACCGTGTACCGGGAGATAACCTTTCATTCCAACGCGATGCAGATTTTGAAGATGCAAATGTGGGAACAGAAAAAGTGGTTATTTACAATAGTGTTATCATTTCAGGTGGAGCAGATATTAATAATTACGTACTTGAAACGAATACAGATCATTGGAAAACCGGACCAAATCGTGTGATCTCTGCAGCACCAATAACTGTAAGCATTGTAGCTGAAGATAAAGAATACGATGGAAATACAGATGCAACAGTTACCTTATCTGGTAACTTCCTGGCAGGCGACGATGTTCAATTAACTTATGTTAGCGCCCTGTTTGATGATGCTGAAATTGGTGATGGCAAGACTGTTACAGTTACAGGAATTGCGCTTACAGGCTCTGATGCCGGACAATATACCTTAGCTTCAACAAGCGGTTCTGCCACAGCAAGTATTGTGAATTTACAACGGGAGCAAAACCTTGGTCTGACTGCCGGTTGGAATCTTATTTCTGTAGGCCTTAGACCGAATGGCTCAATGAAATTGATTGATGTTCTTCAACCACTTATTGATGACGGAACACTTCTGAAAGTGATGGACGAACAAGGACGAACCATTGAAAATTTAGGTGGAGATACCTGGTTTGAAAGCATCGGTGATCTGCTGTTTACAGAAGGTTATCAACTTAAGGTAAGTGAAAATACCTCACTGTTAGTTGAGGGAATTCCTGTTGAGTTGCCAATGGATATTGAATTGGTTCAGGGTTGGAATATGATTTCGTTCCCGGCTTTAAATGAGCAGGACGCAATGGAGGTGCTTCAGGCTTTAATCGATAATGGCTATCTATTGAAAGCAATGGACGAAAAAGGTAGTTCTATTGAAGAATTAGCAGGAAGCTGGTACAACTTCATTGGTAATTTTGTGCCTGGTAAAGGATATAAGGTTAAGGTTTCGCAAGCGTGTACACTTACTATTAACGAGGTGTCGACAAAATCATTGACCACTGTTCCTGGTCTGCTGGCTTCATCAAGCTTTAGTCCTGTATTTACCGGAAATGGATTTAACCATATGAATATTGTTTTGGCAGAACTCTACCAAAAAGGAATTAAAACGGGTGATGAAATTGGAATATTCGATGGCGATTTGTGTGTAGGATCGGTAACAATTGATGATTACAATTACCTGAATAATATGATTAGTATACCAGTTTCGTCGAACGATGGAATGACTCATGATGCAAATGGATTTATTGCAGGTAACAGATACTCAATAAGCATTTTACGAAATGGTGAAAAACAGGAAGTTGAGTTTGACATCATCTCCGGACCGGAACAGTTTGTAGTTGGTGCAACATCAGTAGTGGCTCTGTCATCAGAACTGGGAATTGGCGATGTTGATGAACGTAACTCAAATGTTTACGGAGTAAAATTATACCCGAATCCATTTACCACAATGATGGTGATTGAAGTTGTACAGCCGGAAGGTGATGATCTGGAGATTGATATTTATGATATTCAGGGAAGAAAAGTAAAAACCATTGAATATGGTATTTCAACCGGACATGACAAGGTTCGCTGGGACGGAAATAGCCAAAGTGGCGAATCGGTAAAACCGGGCTTGTATTACATCCGTGTTAATGGAAAATACAGTGGTAATGTTTTAAAACAATAA